The genomic interval TAGGACTGCGGAACGTCCCGCCGGGTATCCTCGCCGAACACCGCCGCGGCGGCGTTCCCCACACTCAGCATAACCCCAGCAGCAAGCACCCCGCTGGCCACACGCCTGGCCGCAGCCGGCACCTCTCGAACCACCGCAAAGGCCCGCCCAAGCATTTGCCTTCTTGTGTCCCCCGTTTCGCTTCGGCCTCGCCGACTGGCCGCAAAAAGGATGTTGTCACGGACCACCGCCGCCGGGCTGGCGCTCCATGAACAAAGTTTAACCTGCCGGAAAGTGACCAGTAATGGGCGTCCGCATATATCCGAGCTATCGAAATACGAAACCTGAGAGGAGAAGAGTAAGTCCAATGGCGGAAGAGTTCAACAAATCTGAACGCGCGAGAAAGAGCCCCTGGCGGCGCGCAGGCCTGGGAACAGCCGCCGTCGTGCTGGTGGGCGCCCTGGCTGGCACATCGGCCTGGCAGAGCGCTCCCGAAACGCCCCGGCTGACGACGCCGGCCAAGGCGCAGGAGATGCAGGGCCGCGTGCCCTACACTTTCGCCGATCTTGCGGAGCAGGTGCGCCCGGCGGTTGTCAGCATCGAGGTCAGCGGTCGTGGCACCCCACGGCGCGGTCCGGGCCGCGGACGGGGCCGGGATGGTGACGAGGATTTCTTCGGTCTGCCGGAGGACCACCCGTTGCGCGAGTTCTTCGAACGTTTCGGCGAGCGGATGCCGCAACGTCCACGTCCGTCCCGTTCGGCCGGTTCGGGGTTCCTGATTTCGGCTGACGGTTTCGTGGTCACGAACAACCACGTGGTCGAGAACGCCGAGCGCATCGAAGTGACGATGGGCGAGGAACAGCAAACCTATGACGCTCGCCTGATCGGCTCGGACGCGCGCACGGACATCGCCCTGCTCAAGATCGAGGGCAACGGCAACTTCCCCTATCTCGAATTTACAGACACGCCCGCGCGCGTGGGTGACTGGGTGCTGGCCGTCGGCAACCCGTTCGGCCTCGGTGGCTCGGTTTCGGCCGGTATCGTCTCCGCGCGCGGCCGCGACATCGGCTCCAGCCCCTACGACTATCTCCAGGTCGACGCGGCCATCAACAAGGGCAACTCCGGCGGTCCGTCGGTCAATCTGGAAGGCAAGGTCGTCGGCGTGAACACCGCGATCTTCTCGCCCTCGGGCGGCAATGTCGGCATCGC from Dichotomicrobium thermohalophilum carries:
- a CDS encoding Do family serine endopeptidase — its product is MAEEFNKSERARKSPWRRAGLGTAAVVLVGALAGTSAWQSAPETPRLTTPAKAQEMQGRVPYTFADLAEQVRPAVVSIEVSGRGTPRRGPGRGRGRDGDEDFFGLPEDHPLREFFERFGERMPQRPRPSRSAGSGFLISADGFVVTNNHVVENAERIEVTMGEEQQTYDARLIGSDARTDIALLKIEGNGNFPYLEFTDTPARVGDWVLAVGNPFGLGGSVSAGIVSARGRDIGSSPYDYLQVDAAINKGNSGGPSVNLEGKVVGVNTAIFSPSGGNVGIAFSIPAGLVQQIVQDLQDDGTVDRGWLGVTIQDVDKDLAEGLGMNPNDPHGALVTNILDDGPAADSEVQVGDAIIEVQGKRVEDSRDLARKIAEIEPGTPTELTVMRDGREQSVSVELGQFPTSDRMAALQPSEPSEMRMEDLGITLAPPEGPRGEQGVRIEDVEPGSVAAEKGLRAGDVIDEVGGEPVYSPRDVRQSMRQMRGDQSEVVVLQIRRGDQRRFVALPLDQG